The proteins below are encoded in one region of Apium graveolens cultivar Ventura chromosome 4, ASM990537v1, whole genome shotgun sequence:
- the LOC141716747 gene encoding uncharacterized protein LOC141716747 — protein sequence MNTYLQAALHNLKDVRTSLTIAERDRDRYLKASEANFTRFCEVEKELADEKEKVRKLELDAQRARAEVIAEYKTSQDFQDVLNAEYDANFPETFSSCWEQIVEEIGKKIPEVTFTAYPVPVIPGKEPLLEDSPVSPTLTTFAEAAAVSPRDADPVPVPPSTAADEGNIDDDFFKDL from the coding sequence atgaatacctatctccaggctgcccttcacaatcTAAAGGATGTGAGGACTAGCCTGACCATTGCTGAGAGAGATAGGGacaggtacctcaaggcttccgaggccaacttcactcgtttctgtgaggtagagaaggagctggcggatgaaaaggagaaagttcgcaagctggagctggatgctcagaGGGCCCGGGCTGAGGTCATAGCTGAGTATAAGacatctcaggactttcaggatgtcctaaatgctgagtacgatgctaacttcccggagaccttttctagctgttgggagcagatagtggaggagattgggaagaagatccCGGAGGTGACTTTCACAGCCTATCCAGTCCCTGttattcctgggaaagagcctcttcttgagGATAGTCCTGTCTCCCCTACTCTCACTACTTTCGCTGAGGCCgcagctgtttctcctcgagatGCTGATCCTGTGCCCGTTCCCCCTTCTACTGCTGCCGATGAGGGAAACATTGATGATGACTTTTTTAAGGATCTTTGA